DNA from Granulicella arctica:
TCTCGGTGGTGGTGTCGGAGAACCTGGCGGCGTCGACGGATGGAACGGTCAAGAACTCGCGGGCGTCGAATGCGAGCTCGCAGATTACGAGCCTGTTCGGGTTATTGCACGCCGGCAATGCTTTGCAGAATCTGGTGGGCCAGACATCGAGCTCGGGGCTGAATGCGCAGGGAGCGAGTGCGACGAACTCAAGCCTGACGACGGTCTTCGGTGGGCAGGTGATTGAGGTGCTGGCGAATGGGATGCTGGTAATTGAGGCGGCGCGGCAGGTGGAGTTCTCGCAACAGACGCAGACGATTGTGCTGCGTGGGCTGGTGCGGCCGGAGGATATCTCGCAACAGAACCAGGTGCTATCCACAGCGATCTCAAGCCTGGAGCTGGAGGTGCGTGGGAAGGGAATCGTGAACGACTCAACCTACCGGCAGAATCCGCTGGTGCGGCTGCTCGAAAAGATCGTGATTTTTTAGGAGATCCAATGCAAAGGGTAAGGCGGGGCAGACGACGGAGCAGAGCGAAGCAATTGGGCCTGGGCATGTTGCTGCTGCTTGGCGTGCTGGCAGGGATCTATCTGTTGCCTGAGTCGGCGTTTGCGGAAACTCGGCGTGAGGCGAGGATCAAAGATATCGCGTCGATTGAGGGGATTCGGGACAACCAGCTTGTTGGCTACGGGATCGTGGTGGGATTGCAGGGGACGGGAGACAGCCAGCAGACTACGTTTCCGACGCAGACGCTGGCGGCGACGCTGCTGCGGATGGGAGTGAGTGTACCGGCGACTTCGATTCGGGTACAGAATCTAGCGGCGGTGTTTATTTCGGCGTCGCTGCCTCCGTTTGCCAGGCCGGGGACGAAGCTGGATGTAACAGTGTCGTCGGCTGGTGATGCGCGCAGCATCGAGGGCGGACTGCTGCTGATGACTCCGCTGTATGGGCCGGATGGAAAGATCTATGCGCAGGCGCAGGGGCCGCTGGTGGTGGGTGGGTATTCGGTTTCGGCGAATGGAAATATGAAGCAGGTTAACTTCCCGACGACGGCGCGGGTTCCGGCCGGGGCGATGGTGGAGCGCGGCGTGCCGCTGGAGCTGGCTGGGAGAAATGAGTTCTCGTTGCTGCTGAACGATGCGGACTTTTTGAGCGCCGAGGCGATGGCGCAGACGATCAACAAGGAACTGGGGCGCTCGGCGGCACGGGCGGTCGATAGTCGGAGGATTACGTTGTCGGTGGCTGGCGGGGAAGAGATTCCGGCGCTACTGGGAAGAGTGGAGTCGATCGAGGTACCGTTCTATCCGCGGGCGAAGGTGGTGGTGAATGAGCGAACGGGGACGGTGGTGATCGGCGGAACGGTGGTGTTGCAGGCTGTGTCGATTTTGCATGGCGGGCTGACGGTGAACATCGTGAGCGAGTACCAGGTGTCACAGCCGAACGCGTTTTCGAGCACTGGAAAGACGCAGGTGGTGCAGCAGACGCGAGTGGATGCGAAAGACAAGCCGGTGAACCGGATCGAGCTGAAAGAGGGATCTACCGTGGATGATCTGGTAAGGAATTTGCAGCAGATTGGGGCCACGGCACGCGATGTGATCTCGATCCTACAGGCAATGAAGGCCGCCGGCGCGCTTGAGGCGGAGATTGAGGTGCTATGACGATCACGATGCAAGGGCTTCAGCCGATAACTACGACAGTGGGTGTCGACAAGGATGCGGCACGGCACGCCAGGCTGGTCGATGCGGCGCAACAGTTTGAAGGGATGTTGTTGCAGGAGATGCTGAAGGGAATACAGTCGGGTAAGGAAGAGCTTGGCAGCGGTGAGAGCGACAGTGGCGACGACTCCGGTGATACGCTGCGGAGCTTCGGTACAGAGGCGGTGGCGACGGCGATTGCCAAGGGCGGCGGGGTGGGGATTGCACGGCAGATCGTCCAGAAGGTGACTCTGGAGAGTGCCTACAGTACCGCTACAAAGACGAATTCAAACTAAAGTTTTGCCAGTTGGGGCCGATGTACTGAAGTAGTACGGAGAATGACGATGACCTACACAAGCGGAATTAACAACCTGACACACTCTCTCACAACGCAGGCCACTTCGTTGCAGAAGCCGGTGGTCAACACACGCACCTCAGATACCGCGACTGGCAGTGCGGGATCGGCGAATGCGAGTGATCAGGCAAGCCTCAGCTCAACGAGCACGCTGATCGCGCAGGCGCTTAGTGTATCGGATGTGCGCGCGGACAAGGTTGCCAATGTGCAGCAGGCGATCGCTGCGGGAACCTACAACGTATCGTCCGGAGATGTGGCCGACAAGCTGATGGAATCTTTGCGGGGATGAGGATGAAGCGAATGCATACTGTGCCGCGGCCGTTGACCGGAGAGTTGGATGAGGCGCTTGCGGCATTGGCTGCGTTCGATGTGGAGCGGCTGGAGGCTCTGGAGCGGCGCATTCGCAGCGTAAAGATGGCGCAGATCGTCGATGAGCCGGGGCGTCTGGCGGAGATGTTGGAGAAACACGCGATGCTGGGACGGATGCTGGCGATGACGGCTGCAAATTTGAAGGTACTTGTGCCAACCCTGCATCTGGGAGCGCACGTGGAGACGAGATATCGATGGCTACTCTAACCTCACTGCTGAACCTATCGTCGACGGCGCTGTTGGCTGACCAAAGCGCGTTGAATGCGACCTCGAACAATGTGGCCAATGAGAACACGACTGGCTACACGCGCGAGGTAGTGAACTTCCAGGAGCAGGATTCGATCACGATCGGTGGTGCGAGTTATGGCGATGGTGTTACGGCGGGAACGGGTGCGACCTCAGTGCGCGACCGTGTGCTCGAGCAGCGGGTACAGCAGCAGACGCAGGTTGCGGGGCAGAGCAGCACGATTGAGACGGCGCTGACGGATGTGGAGAACGTCTTCGGGCTGACCTCGACGTCAACCTCGGCTGCTTCGACGACTCTTGGTTCGGCGATCAACTCGTTCTACAACAGCTTTTCGACGCTGGAGGCGAATCCTTCGGACACGTCGACGCGGCAGAGTGTGTTGACTGCGGCGACGGCGTTGACGAACGCGTTCAATTCGGCGTCCACGCAGCTGGCGAGCGTATCGAGCTCACTCGATAGCGAGGTGGGAAGCACGGTGGGACAGATCAACTCGTTGACGGCGAGTATTGCCTCGCTGAATCAACAGATATCCTCGATCAGTCCGAACGCTGATGCGGGCTCGCTGGAGGACCAGCGGCAGAGTGCGATTGCGCAACTCTCGGTGCTGGTTGGTCTGGATCAGGTGACAACTGAAAATAACGGGATCACGCTGACGACGACGAGCGGTGCGGTGCTGGTGAGCGCGGGACAGTCGTTTGCATTGCAGACGAGCGAGGTGGGCGGCGTCACACATGTGCTGTCCGGCTCGGATGGAACGGATCTTACATCGAGTATAGCGGGCGGCAGTTTAGGCGGGACGTTGGAGGCGCGAGACCAAGAGATTCCGAGTGTTGTGAACAGCCTGGACGACCTTGCCTATTCGATTGGCACGCAGGTGAATACCCAGAATGAGGCTGGCCTGGATGGAAACGGCAATGCGGGTGGGGCGATCTTTACTGTGCCGACATCGGCGAGTGGCGCGGCTGCTTCGATTGCGGTGGCAACGACCGATCCTTCGAGTATTGCGGCCGCTTCGGTGGGTGAGGGA
Protein-coding regions in this window:
- a CDS encoding flagellar basal body L-ring protein FlgH gives rise to the protein MRMLLERTHLKFGRFAAGTVLALLILPIEKILPAQTADTQPVGTQASKTSLKQKLLNRGPSVAESSLSSYLARVRTENTNAQPTSGSIWIDSGRLTRMSADPRAMRPNDLISVVVSENLAASTDGTVKNSRASNASSQITSLFGLLHAGNALQNLVGQTSSSGLNAQGASATNSSLTTVFGGQVIEVLANGMLVIEAARQVEFSQQTQTIVLRGLVRPEDISQQNQVLSTAISSLELEVRGKGIVNDSTYRQNPLVRLLEKIVIF
- a CDS encoding flagellar basal body P-ring protein FlgI, with the translated sequence MLLLLGVLAGIYLLPESAFAETRREARIKDIASIEGIRDNQLVGYGIVVGLQGTGDSQQTTFPTQTLAATLLRMGVSVPATSIRVQNLAAVFISASLPPFARPGTKLDVTVSSAGDARSIEGGLLLMTPLYGPDGKIYAQAQGPLVVGGYSVSANGNMKQVNFPTTARVPAGAMVERGVPLELAGRNEFSLLLNDADFLSAEAMAQTINKELGRSAARAVDSRRITLSVAGGEEIPALLGRVESIEVPFYPRAKVVVNERTGTVVIGGTVVLQAVSILHGGLTVNIVSEYQVSQPNAFSSTGKTQVVQQTRVDAKDKPVNRIELKEGSTVDDLVRNLQQIGATARDVISILQAMKAAGALEAEIEVL
- the flgM gene encoding flagellar biosynthesis anti-sigma factor FlgM, whose amino-acid sequence is MTYTSGINNLTHSLTTQATSLQKPVVNTRTSDTATGSAGSANASDQASLSSTSTLIAQALSVSDVRADKVANVQQAIAAGTYNVSSGDVADKLMESLRG
- the flgK gene encoding flagellar hook-associated protein FlgK; its protein translation is MATLTSLLNLSSTALLADQSALNATSNNVANENTTGYTREVVNFQEQDSITIGGASYGDGVTAGTGATSVRDRVLEQRVQQQTQVAGQSSTIETALTDVENVFGLTSTSTSAASTTLGSAINSFYNSFSTLEANPSDTSTRQSVLTAATALTNAFNSASTQLASVSSSLDSEVGSTVGQINSLTASIASLNQQISSISPNADAGSLEDQRQSAIAQLSVLVGLDQVTTENNGITLTTTSGAVLVSAGQSFALQTSEVGGVTHVLSGSDGTDLTSSIAGGSLGGTLEARDQEIPSVVNSLDDLAYSIGTQVNTQNEAGLDGNGNAGGAIFTVPTSASGAAASIAVATTDPSSIAAASVGEGTTGDSNAVALAALASGTGVSGQSPSGYYASLLSQIGNSVSSATSDNTVQQAALTQLTTQRDAVSAVSSDQEAANLTQYQRSYEAAAKVFSIVDQLMADALNLGVQAAVS